A region from the Desulfomarina profundi genome encodes:
- a CDS encoding alpha/beta fold hydrolase, producing the protein MGQIYFLHGLDSSGQGTKGIYFTTHYPRVQCPDFRGNLKERLETLTKICHGKTNLTLIGSSYGGLMATCFAVTAPERIKQLVLLAPALNYESYSPPKLHLICLSPWLSAEMIL; encoded by the coding sequence ATGGGCCAAATCTATTTCCTCCACGGACTTGACTCCTCCGGTCAAGGGACCAAGGGCATTTATTTCACGACTCATTATCCCCGGGTACAGTGCCCCGACTTCCGCGGCAATCTGAAAGAACGACTTGAGACTTTAACAAAAATCTGTCATGGAAAAACCAACCTGACCCTGATTGGATCCAGCTATGGCGGTCTGATGGCAACCTGTTTTGCAGTCACAGCGCCTGAACGGATAAAACAACTCGTTCTCCTGGCCCCCGCCCTGAACTACGAATCCTATTCACCCCCGAAACTGCACTTGATATGCCTGTCACCCTGGTTATCGGCAGAAATGATACTGTGA
- a CDS encoding ABC transporter ATP-binding protein, with protein MIRLQGIVKYFHKGSVNEVFALNNISLQIDEGDFVTVIGSNGAGKSTLLNCIAGGFFPDEGTVSISGLDVTGWPEYKRARLISRVFQDPLLGTCPSATIEQNMALAALRGKRRGLAKGVKSRDRERFREELKQLGLGLDERLLDKVGLLSGGQRQALTMLMATMLRPDVLLLDEHIAALDPKTANQILLLTQEIVNQQQLTSLMITHNMKHAISFGNRLIMLHQGKILLDLKGEEKKNLTVKDLLSEFYKTQGEELAMDSLLLT; from the coding sequence GTGATACGACTGCAAGGAATTGTAAAATACTTCCATAAAGGAAGTGTCAATGAGGTCTTTGCCCTGAACAATATCAGCCTGCAGATTGACGAAGGCGATTTTGTAACAGTCATCGGTTCTAATGGTGCTGGAAAATCGACCCTGCTCAATTGTATCGCTGGAGGTTTTTTCCCGGATGAAGGGACTGTTTCCATCAGCGGTCTTGATGTTACCGGTTGGCCGGAATATAAACGGGCCCGGCTGATTTCGAGAGTCTTTCAAGACCCTCTGCTCGGTACCTGTCCTTCGGCCACCATTGAGCAGAATATGGCCCTGGCGGCCCTGCGGGGGAAAAGGCGTGGATTAGCAAAAGGAGTAAAGAGCAGGGACAGGGAACGGTTCAGAGAAGAGCTGAAACAGCTGGGACTGGGGCTTGACGAGAGACTGCTGGATAAGGTTGGCCTGCTTTCCGGGGGTCAGAGGCAGGCTCTGACAATGTTGATGGCCACCATGTTGAGACCTGACGTGCTGCTCCTGGACGAGCATATTGCCGCGCTGGATCCGAAAACCGCCAATCAGATACTTCTGCTGACCCAGGAAATCGTCAACCAGCAGCAACTGACGAGCCTGATGATTACCCATAATATGAAGCATGCCATCAGTTTCGGTAACAGGCTGATTATGCTGCACCAGGGAAAGATCCTGCTTGACCTGAAAGGTGAGGAGAAAAAGAACCTCACCGTGAAAGACCTTCTTTCGGAATTTTATAAAACTCAAGGGGAGGAGCTGGCCATGGACTCCCTGTTGCTCACCTGA
- a CDS encoding ABC transporter permease yields the protein MTVYAALGAVEQGLVYGIMVIGVYLTFRILDFPDLTVDGSLPLGAAISAVAITHGINPYLSLFFALLGGFLAGMITAVLNTKFKILHLLASILTMIALYSVNIRIMGGPNVALLGVETVFDPIIAAGIPSYLAGLIVFGLFALVVLLFIVWFLSTELGQAILAVGDNPQMIRSLGVNTHTIIILGVGLSNGLVALSGALVAQNQGAADVGMGIGTIVAGLASVIIGETVFGCQTIGRAFTAALLGSVLYRLAIALALGLEFGGFRFNPSDLNLITAVLVIGALIAPNLKKRLIER from the coding sequence ATGACTGTTTATGCGGCCCTGGGTGCAGTCGAGCAAGGGCTGGTCTACGGCATTATGGTGATTGGTGTCTATCTCACCTTTCGCATTCTTGATTTTCCCGATCTCACGGTGGATGGCAGTCTCCCTTTGGGGGCCGCCATTTCCGCCGTGGCGATTACACACGGAATCAATCCCTATCTCTCCCTGTTCTTTGCCCTTCTCGGTGGTTTTCTCGCCGGAATGATTACGGCTGTTTTGAACACCAAGTTCAAGATACTCCATCTCCTGGCGTCGATTCTTACCATGATCGCCCTTTATTCCGTCAACATACGTATAATGGGGGGACCTAATGTCGCTCTTCTCGGGGTTGAGACGGTATTCGACCCAATTATTGCCGCTGGTATTCCTTCTTATCTGGCGGGGCTGATAGTTTTTGGCTTGTTTGCCCTGGTTGTTTTGCTGTTTATCGTCTGGTTTCTCTCCACGGAACTGGGTCAGGCCATCCTTGCTGTCGGGGATAATCCGCAGATGATTCGCAGTCTCGGGGTGAATACCCATACAATTATTATCCTCGGAGTTGGGCTCTCAAATGGTCTGGTCGCCCTGAGCGGGGCATTGGTCGCCCAGAATCAGGGGGCTGCCGATGTGGGAATGGGGATAGGTACAATTGTGGCGGGGTTGGCTTCGGTTATTATCGGAGAGACGGTTTTTGGCTGCCAGACTATTGGCCGGGCTTTTACTGCAGCTCTTCTCGGTTCCGTACTCTACAGGCTTGCCATTGCCCTGGCTCTGGGGTTGGAATTTGGTGGTTTTCGTTTTAATCCCAGCGACTTGAATCTGATAACGGCTGTGCTGGTAATTGGCGCCCTGATTGCGCCCAACCTTAAAAAGAGATTGATAGAGCGGTGA
- a CDS encoding ABC transporter substrate-binding protein: MKKLPVFVSLFFFLQVFSAGAATISVNQFVEHPALDAVLKGFQDYLKEKGVDVDYKVHNAQANMGTATQIAQQMIGEKADLLVAIATPSAQACVQALNKAPAAMKRPLLFTAVTDPVAAGLVKDLNHPPAFITGVSDLLPVEQHIQMILEYAGNIKRLGLLYNAGEANSKSTIASVRKLAKKLGFETVEATASKTADVYQAAKSLVGRVDAVFIPTDNTIISALESVLKVGVQNKLPIFAADVDSVKRGAVAAMGFDYYKHGYQTGAVAERILNGEKAENIPVAFQKELQLHINAAYSEKMGLTPPAELLKKAAKVYDK; the protein is encoded by the coding sequence ATGAAAAAATTACCTGTCTTTGTTTCACTGTTCTTTTTTCTGCAGGTTTTCAGTGCGGGAGCTGCAACCATTTCCGTGAACCAGTTTGTGGAACATCCGGCTCTTGATGCTGTTCTCAAGGGGTTCCAGGATTACCTGAAAGAAAAGGGTGTAGATGTCGATTACAAGGTCCACAATGCCCAGGCCAATATGGGAACCGCCACTCAGATTGCCCAGCAGATGATTGGCGAAAAGGCCGACCTGCTGGTCGCCATTGCCACACCTTCTGCCCAGGCTTGTGTTCAGGCCCTGAACAAGGCACCAGCAGCCATGAAAAGACCGCTGCTTTTTACGGCTGTGACCGATCCTGTCGCTGCGGGTCTGGTGAAGGATCTTAACCATCCTCCGGCGTTCATAACAGGTGTTTCCGATCTTCTTCCGGTGGAACAGCATATTCAGATGATTCTTGAGTATGCCGGCAATATCAAAAGGCTTGGCCTGTTGTATAATGCTGGAGAAGCCAATTCAAAATCAACAATTGCCTCAGTCAGGAAACTGGCGAAAAAACTGGGGTTTGAAACTGTTGAAGCAACCGCGTCCAAGACAGCGGATGTCTACCAGGCCGCAAAAAGCCTGGTCGGTCGTGTTGATGCGGTTTTTATCCCCACGGACAACACCATTATTTCTGCTCTCGAATCTGTTCTGAAGGTAGGTGTGCAGAATAAACTGCCCATTTTCGCCGCAGATGTGGACTCTGTAAAACGAGGTGCGGTAGCAGCCATGGGTTTTGATTATTACAAGCACGGCTACCAGACAGGGGCCGTTGCCGAACGTATTCTGAATGGAGAGAAGGCCGAAAATATTCCGGTGGCTTTCCAGAAAGAACTTCAGCTGCATATTAACGCAGCTTATTCGGAAAAAATGGGTCTTACTCCACCTGCTGAGTTGTTGAAGAAGGCAGCCAAAGTATACGATAAATAA
- a CDS encoding periplasmic heavy metal sensor has translation MKKKIAAVVMVTGLIMVGTATVNWAKGGGGYGHHGQMMQSSRMYQQLDPAVQEKISKFMVDNQALRKEMMMKRAEKQAILRSSNPDAAAVARITGEIFDLRTTMREKALAAGIGQYMGRFGTGGGMGPGMMGHGPGYCMGGGRFQ, from the coding sequence ATGAAAAAGAAAATTGCAGCAGTTGTAATGGTCACAGGATTGATTATGGTTGGAACTGCAACGGTAAACTGGGCAAAAGGTGGCGGCGGTTACGGTCATCATGGGCAGATGATGCAAAGCAGTAGAATGTATCAGCAGCTGGACCCGGCTGTTCAGGAAAAGATCAGCAAGTTTATGGTTGATAACCAGGCGTTGAGGAAGGAGATGATGATGAAGCGTGCTGAAAAGCAGGCAATACTCCGGAGCTCTAATCCTGATGCTGCGGCTGTTGCAAGGATTACCGGAGAAATATTTGACCTGCGCACCACAATGAGAGAAAAAGCTCTTGCCGCCGGTATCGGTCAATACATGGGTCGGTTCGGCACGGGAGGTGGAATGGGACCTGGAATGATGGGTCACGGTCCCGGCTATTGCATGGGAGGAGGTCGTTTTCAGTAG
- a CDS encoding RapZ C-terminal domain-containing protein, with the protein MSSKVGTERLRVVLFSFGYKYGVPLDVNIILDVRFLPNPYWVKELRAGTGREKDVAGYVLESSEGEDFAHHLQPMIRFLVGQYQKSGRKSLRIAFGCTGGRHRSVAIAESMAVFLADFSVEWVVFHRDIDRDRG; encoded by the coding sequence ATGAGCAGTAAAGTGGGAACTGAAAGGCTGAGGGTGGTTCTTTTTTCCTTTGGTTATAAATACGGTGTTCCACTCGATGTTAATATTATTCTGGATGTTCGGTTTCTTCCCAATCCCTATTGGGTCAAGGAATTGCGCGCAGGGACCGGCCGTGAAAAGGATGTGGCCGGATATGTCCTTGAAAGCAGCGAGGGTGAGGATTTTGCACATCATCTGCAACCCATGATACGTTTTCTGGTTGGACAGTATCAGAAGAGCGGTAGAAAAAGTCTGAGAATTGCCTTTGGGTGCACAGGGGGGCGACACCGTTCTGTTGCGATTGCGGAAAGCATGGCAGTCTTTCTGGCTGATTTTTCAGTTGAATGGGTGGTTTTTCACAGGGACATTGATCGGGACAGGGGGTAA